In the Paralichthys olivaceus isolate ysfri-2021 chromosome 15, ASM2471397v2, whole genome shotgun sequence genome, one interval contains:
- the LOC138413837 gene encoding golgin subfamily A member 6-like protein 25 has protein sequence MDILTCGTMQSEIKALKEKLKLNDELLIREQEKMTARSKAHIGVLAELAVQSNKVKALEDKLKENDELLMREKEKMTAHSKAHNGKLAELAVQSNKVKALEEKLKQKDELLIREKEKMTAHSKAHNGKLAELAVQSNKVKALEEKLKQNDELLIREKEKMTAHSKAHNGKLAVQSNKVKALEEDNVALKEKVALLKRDLSRVELVVTEMEERQAHSQKIDSMDKETQTSDLLQDENNALQEELMKLRASYHEVCLNQTTNQEKFDTELQEEKQEKNVLQEELMKLRDSYHEVCQNQTTNQEKFNTELQEKKVLQEELMKLKASYNVVCHCHEAEVSSRELNGENKDDVTEEKSLSSVLPEKPKKTSLWKRIRHALGLRKPQCWK, from the exons atggacatcctg acatgtggaacaatgcagtctgagattaaggctctgaaagagaagctcaaactgaatgatgagcttctgataagggagcaggagaaaatgacagctcgctctaaagcccacattggtgtcctggctgaactggctgtacagagcaacaaggtgaaggctctggaagacaagctcaaagagaacgatgagcttctgatgagggagaaggagaaaatgacagctcactctaaagcccacaatggcaaactggctgaactggctgtacagagcaacaaggtgaaggctctggaagagaagctcaaacagaaggatgagcttctgattagggagaaggagaaaatgacagctcactctaaagcccacaatggtaaactggctgaacttgctgtacagagcaacaaggtgaaggctctggaagagaagctcaaacagaacgatgagcttctgattcgggagaaggagaaaatgacagctcactctaaagcccacaatggcaaactggctgtacaaagcaacaaggtgaaggctctggaagaggacaatgtggctctgaaggagaaggtggcccttttgaaaagggatttgagcagggttgagcttgtggtgacagagatggaggaaaggcaagctcacagccaaaagattgactccatggacaaggagactcaaaccagcgatctgcttcaggatgagaataatgctcttcaagaagagctgatgaagctcagagcttcttatcatgaggtctgtctgaatcagactaccaaccaggagaagttcgacactgagctccaggaggagaagcaggaaaagaacgttctccaagaagagctgatgaagctcagagattcttatcatgaggtctgtcaaaatcagactaccaaccaggagaagttcaacactgagctccaggagaagaaggttctccaagaagagctgatgaagctcaaagcttcttacaatgtggtctgccactgtcatgaagctgaagtttccagtcgggagctcaatggagagaataaggatgatgtcactgaggagaagtctctctccagtgttctccctgagaaaccaaagaagacttcactctggaagagaatccgccacgctctggggttgagaaaaccacagtgttggaagtag